ATACCTATTCAATACGCCTCAAGGCGATGAATATGTCTCGATCGACTGTGAAACAACCAGCCTAGACCCTAGCCGAGCGGAAATAATCACCATAGCGGCCACTAAAGTCGTAAACAATCGAGTATTAGTAAGTCAGGCTTTTCATGTGAAGCTTAAAGCGCCTTCGAGCCTAACCGAGAGTTCGATTAAGGTGCATCAGATTCGCCATCAAGACCTTGGAGATGGCATGGATGAAGGGCAGGCAATAGAAGAACTTCTATCCTTTATAGGTAACCGCCCAATAGTGGGCTATCACATTCGCTATGATAAGCAGATCTTAAACAGCGCTTGTAAAAAGCACTTAGGGTTCCCATTACCCAACTCAGTCATTGAAGTCAGTCAGTTATACCAACAAAAGCTCGAAAAGCACCTCCAGAACGCCTACTTCGACCTAAGCTTAGAGACCATATGCCGTCATCTAGACCTGCCTATTTATGAACAGCATGATGCCTTGCAAGACTCCATCACCGCGGCGCTCATTTTTGTTCGATTGAAGAAAGGTGAACTTCCTGATTTGAGCTTTCCCCATATAACCAAGTAGTTGTTCTACTTCTCAAAAATCACAGATAAACAACGCAAAATAGCCCCACCTAATCCTAAAGTCTAATTGTGGAAAGAACCGAAGTATTGAACTCTATACATAGAATAAAGGAATCGTAACGCGAAACTACGAGCTCAGCCCAAGGAGAGAAAAATGAGTGAAGTCCATATTTATCCTGTAAAAGACAACATTAAAGCTACCACTCACGTTGACGATGCAAAATATCTACAAATGTATCAACAATCGGTACAAGACCCTGAAGGCTTCTGGGGCGAACACGGTAAAATAGTCGATTGGATAAAACCATTTACCAAGGTTAAGCAGACTTCTTATGACCCAGGTCACGTGGATATTAAGTGGTTTGAGGATGGCACGCTTAACGTTTCAGCCAACTGTATTGACCGCCACTTAGAATCGCGCGGAGACGAGGTTGCTATCATCTGGGAAGGCGACGATCCAACTCAAGATACCACTCTCACCTTTAATCAACTCCATCATCAGGTGTGCTTATTTGCCAATGCCCTTAAAGCTCAAGGGGTAAAGAAAGGTGATGTGGTATGTCTGTATATGCCGATGGTACCCGAGGCCGCTATCGCGATGCTTGCCTGCACTCGAATCGGCGCAGTCCATACGGTTGTGTTCGGTGGGTTCTCACCTGAAGCTCTCGCTGGGCGAATCAACGATTCCGACGCTAAGGTCGTCATTACCGCAGATGAAGGTGTTCGCGGTGGACGCGCGGTACCATTGAAAAAGAATGTAGACCAAGCCCTTAAAAACCCAAGTGTAAAAGACATTGATAGCGTTATTGTCTTCCAACGCACCGGCGCTGAAGTTGAATGGAATACTGGCCTTGATATCTGGTGGCATGATGCAATTGCGAACGTAGATGCTGACTGTCCTCCTGAAGAAATGAACGCCGAAGACCCGCTATTTATTCTTTATACCTCAGGGTCTACAGGTAAACCTAAAGGGGTACTGCATACTACTGGTGGCTATCTCGTCTACGCCACTATGACCTTCAAGTATGTCTTCGATTACCAGCCTGACGACATTTTTTGGTGTACTGCGGATGTAGGCTGGATAACTGGGCATACATATCTAGTTTATGGCCCGCTTGCCAATGGTGCGAAAACAATCTTGTTTGAAGGGGTTCCAAACTACCCAGATACTAATCGCATGAGCCAAGTGGTAGACAAGCACAACGTATCAATCTTGTATACCGCTCCAACCGCTATCCGAGCGCTAATGGCTAAGGGTAATGACGCGATTCAAGGTACAACCCGAGACTCTTTAAGAATTATGGGGTCGGTTGGTGAGCCTATCAATCCAGAAGCATGGGAGTGGTATTACAACACCATAGGAGATGGTAAGTCACCGATTGTAGACACTTGGTGGCAAACAGAAACCGGTGGAATACTCATCACACCGCTACCGGGCGCAACCCAACTAAAACCGGGTTCAGCAACACGACCATTCTTTGGTGTACAGCCTGCGTTAGTTGACAACATGGGTAATATCCTAGATGGGGAAACCTCGGGGAACTTAGTTATTCTAGACTCATGGCCAGGACAAATGCGCACGGTTTATGGTGACCACGACCGCTTTGAACAGACCTATTTCTCTACGTTCCAAGGTATGTACTTTACCGGAGACGGGGCTCGCAGAGATGAAGATGGCTACTACTGGATAACCGGGCGAGTTGATGACGTACTTAATGTCTCTGGACATCGAATGGGCACAGCTGAATTAGAGTCGGCACTCGTTGCCCACGATAAGATCGCTGAAGCGGCAATCGTTGGTGTTCCACATGACATAAAAGGACAGGCTATCTACGCCTATATCACCCTCAATGCAGGTGAATACCCAAGCGTAGAGCTGCATAAAGAAGTGAAAGATTGGGTTCGTAAAGAGATTGGACCAATCGCAGTACCTGACACTTTACACTGGACAGATTCTCTACCAAAAACCCGTTCAGGGAAAATTATGCGCCGAATATTGCGTAAAATTGCCACCGGAGACACTGGAAATCTTGGTGATACTTCGACCCTTGCAGACCCAGGAGTAGTGGAAAAACTGATTTCAGAGAAGAGTGAGTTAGTTTAAAACGACCTATCTTACTGGTTAAACCAGTGCAACTAATTGCATCTGCCGTCACATTGTGGCGGCTTTTTTGTTTTCGGTTGATTATAGATTAATCATAATAGAAGCAATCACTTAACAAAGACGAACAAAAAACACCCGAGCATGTAATGTTACATTAAGCTAACAGTAACCTTGCTGCTAAAAACAGCCAGTTTCTGGTGATTAGACCAGTATATTGCTGTTAATTTCGCTGAATTAGCTATAATCAGGCGCTAATTTGCTTTATTACCTAATCTTGACTGGAAATTAATCGAGATTAGTAAAATAATTATAAGCAATAATGATTAACTCAAATTAACGGAAAATAGCGGCACGATGTCTACAAAATTTCGCGTTCTACTCCTAAATGGACCCAACCTAAATTTATTAGGTAAACGGGAACCAGAGGTTTACGGTTATTCTACATTAAATGACATAGTTGATAACCTTATGCAACAAGCCACTCATCATGATGTGGAGCTTACGCATTTGCAGTCTAACCGCGAATATGAACTAGTCGAGGCTATACATGATGCCATGGGTAAGATTGATTTCATCATCATCAACCCAGCCGCTTTTACCCATACAAGTGTCGCACTTCGAGACGCTTTGCTCGGTGTGAACATTCCATTTATTGAAGTTCATCTATCGAACGTACATGCCCGAGAGTCGTTCCGTCACCATTCATTCCTTTCGGATAAAGCCGTTGGGGTTATATGTGGATTAGGTGCCGAGGGCTATCAATTTGCTCTGTCTGCAGCTGTTAGCCAGCTACAGAAAAAATAAACGTCGTTGTCTCAATAACGCTAATTGAGATTGTAAAACACCAGATATAGAGAAGAATCATGGATATTCGTAAAATTAAAAAACTTATCGAGTTAGTAGAAGAATCAGGTATCGCTGAGCTAGAAATCTCAGAAGGTGAAGAATCAGTACGAATCAGCCGTAATAGCACAGCTCCTGTAGCTCCTATCCACTATGCAGCACCAGCACCAGCTCCTGTGGCAGCACCAGCACCAGTTGCTGCACCGGTTGCAGCAGAAGAAGTAACCGCGGCTCCTGTCGCTACAGGTCACAACGTATTATCACCTATGGTGGGTACTTTTTATCGCGCACCGGGTCCTGACGTAAAACCATTTGCTGAAGTTGGCCAGACTGTAAATGTTGGCGATACTATCTGTATCGTTGAAGCGATGAAAATGATGAACCAAATTGAAGCTGACAAATCTGGCGTTGTAACAGCAATCCTTGCCGAAGATGGCAGCACAGTAGAATTCGACCAACCGTTAATCGTGATCGAATAATAGAGGTCGTAAATTATGTTAGACAAATTAGTCATCGCGAACCGAGGCGAAATTGCGCTTCGTATCCTCCGCGCATGTAAAGAGCTAGGGATTAAAACCGTAGCCGTACATTCAACAGCTGACCGTGATCTAAAACACGTATTACTTGCTGATGAATCTATTTGTATCGGTCCTGCTCGAGGCATTGATAGCTACCTTAACATCCCCCGTATTATTTCTGCGGCTGAGGTTTCTGGGGCGGTTGCTATCCACCCAGGTTATGGCTTTCTTTCAGAGAATGCTGACTTTGCAGAACAAGTAGAACAATCTGGCTTTATCTTCGTTGGCCCTAAAGCCGAAACTATCCGCATTATGGGTGACAAGGTTTCAGCAATCAATTCCATGAAAAAAGCTGGCGTTCCTTGTGTTCCTGGTTCAGACGGCCCTCTAGATGATGATAATGCTGCTAACAAAGCACACGCTAAGCGTATCGGCTATCCAGTAATCATCAAAGCATCTGGTGGTGGCGGTGGTCGTGGTATGCGTGTAGTTCATGCTGAACAAGATCTTGTTGAAGCCATTGCGATGACTCGCGCAGAAGCAAAATCTGCTTTCAACAATGACGTGGTTTACATGGAGAAATTCCTAGAAAATCCACGCCACGTTGAGGTTCAGGTTATTGCCGATGGTCAGGGTGGAGCAATCCATCTTGGAGAGCGTGATTGTTCAATGCAGCGTCGTCACCAAAAAGTAGTTGAAGAAGCACCAGCACCGGGCATTACCGATGATATGCGTAAATACATTGGTGAACGCTGTACTCGTGCCTGCCTAGAGATCAACTATCGCGGTGCTGGCACATTTGAGTTCCTATACGAAAATGGTGAGTTCTATTTCATTGAAATGAACACCCGTATTCAAGTAGAGCACCCAGTAACTGAAATGGTAACTGGTGTTGACTTGGTTAAAGAGCAACTTCGTGTTGCTGCAGGTCAGCCACTATCTTACACCCAAGATGATATCAAACTGCGTGGACACGCTGTCGAATGTCGTATCAATGCTGAAGATCCAGTGCGCTTCCTACCTTGCCCAGGCAAGATTAAAGGTTTGCATACACCTGGTGGCATGGGAGTACGTTGGGAATCACATATCTATACTGGTTATACCGTTCCACCTCATTACGATTCAATGGTTGGTAAGCTCATCACCTTTGGTGAAAACCGTGATGTGGCGATTGCACGTATGAAGAATGCATTAGGTGAAATGATCATCGACGGCATCAAAACCAACATACCGCTTCAACAAGACATCATGAACGACGAAAACTTCCAACATGGTGGTGCGAATATCCACTACCTAGAGAAGAAACTCGGTCTTCAATAATCCTCGCGATTAAAAAATTCCAATGCCCACCTCGGTGGGCATTTTTGTATCCATTACTCCACTGCTGCTCTCGTTTTAGTCGTGATTATCTTATCTATTTTTAATACTCCCCTTACACAACTCATGCGCTGAATTCTGTACCTTGAGGTAACTTGAGTATAAACTCCTCACAAAACTCCTAAACTCAGAGATCAATTCATGCCTTGGATTCAAATCAAGCTTAACGCAACCGATAAGAACGCGGAACAAATCGGTGACATGCTTATGGAGCAAACTGGTGCGCTATCTATTACCTTCCTTGATGCTAAAGACACGCCAGTGTTTGAGCCTCTACCAGGTGAAACTCGTCTATGGGGAGAAACAGATATCCTAGCGCTCTATGATGCAGAAGCTGATACTAGCTGGATCATTGAACAAGCAAAAGCCAGCTCTCTTTTAGATGATAACTTTGCGTATAAGATTGAGCAGATCGAAGATAAAGACTGGGAACGAGAGTGGATGGATAATTTTCATCCAATGAAATTTGGTGAACGTTTATGGGTTTGCCCGAGCTGGCGTGAAATCCCAGAGCCTGACGCAGTCAATGTAATGCTAGACCCTGGCTTGGCATTTGGCACCGGTACACACCCTACTACATCACTTTGTCTAGAGTGGCTAGAAGGCCTAGATTTAACAGGCAAAACCGTAGTCGATTTTGGTTGTGGGTCTGGTATCCTTGCGATCGCTGCGATCAAGCTTGGTGCCGCCAAAGTTATCGGGATCGATATTGATCCTCAGGCTATTATTGCTTCGCAAGCAAATGCAGAGCGCAACGGCGTTAAACAACAGCTTGAGCTCTTCCTGCCACAAGACCAACCTGAAAACCTAGTTGCCGATGTTGTTGTCGCAAACATCCTAGCCGGCCCATTACGTGACCTTTCTGGCGTAATTAAGAGCTTGGTAAAAGAAAACGGTGAACTGGCAATGTCTGGAGTACTCAATACCCAAGCTGAAGATGTTGCAAACTATTACCGTGACCAGTTTGATATTGAGCCAATAAAAGAGATGCAAGAGTGGTGTCGTATCTCTGGTACAAAGCACAACAATTGAGCCTCATCAAATTTTGAGCAAAAAAACAGCAATCCGTAAAATATTTTGTGAAATGCTCAAATATTAGGCTTTTCACGCGACAAAAAAATGCGTAAAATGCGCGCCCTTGCTGTTAATAATGTGACCATGATTTGAAAATCGGAAACTACCAACTTAAGAATAATTTGATTGTTGCGCCTATGGCGGGCGTTACGGACAGACCATTTCGAGAGTTATGTCTACGGTATGGTGCTGGCATGGCTGTTAGCGAAATGATGCTAGCCAATCCAAAAACATGGAATACATCAAAGTCTCAACAACGCAGAGTACATGAGGGCGAATCGGGCATTCGCTCTGTACAGATTGCTGGGGCAGATCCACAATTAATGGCAGAAGCTGCGCAATTTAATGTTGATAATGGTGCTCAAATCATCGATATCAATATGGGTTGCCCTGCAAAAAAAGTGAATAAGAAACTAGCTGGTTCTGCGTTACTCAAGCATCCGGAAATTGTGGAACAAATTCTGAAGGCTGTTGTTAACGCCGTTGATGTCCCTGTGACACTCAAAACTCGAACCGGCTGGGATACAGATCATAAGAACTGTGTCGAAATCGCTAAAATGGCTGAAGACTGTGGCATACAAGCACTTGCGTTACATGGCCGTACACGCACTTGTATGTACAAGGGAGAAGCAGAATATGAAAGCATCAAAGCCGTTAAGCAAGCTATCTCGATACCAGTTATCGCCAATGGTGATATAGACAGTCCCGAGAAAGCAAAGCATGTATTGGAGTATACCGGTGCAGACGCTTTGATGATTGGTCGGCCTGCCCAAGGTCGTCCTTGGATTTTTCAGGAAATCCAACATTACTTGGAAAACGGTACAACCATGCCTGAACCTCCTTTAGGGGAAATTAAGGATACCATGCTTGGCCATGTTCAAAGCTTACACCAGTTTTATGGTGAGTATTTAGGTCCACGCATCGCGAGAAAACACGTTGGTTGGTACCTAAAGGAACATGAACAAGCAAATGAGTTCCGCCGTGTCTTCAATGCTATCGAGGTTGCTAACCAGCAGCTCGATGCGCTAGAAGAGTATTTTAATTCCTATCAATGATAGGAATACAGTTGCATCATAATTACGAGAAGAGCTAGACCGCATATGTTCGAACAAAATCTGACCTCCGAAGCACTAACAGTTACTACTGTAACGGCACAAGATCAAATCGCGCAAAAACCACTTCGCGACTCGGTAAAAGTTTCAGTTAAAAACTATCTTGCACAACTAAACGGTCAGGATGTCAACGACCTTTATGAGCTTGTATTAGCAGAGGTTGAACAACCTCTACTAGATATGATCATGCAATATACTCGCGGTAACCAAACTCGCGCTGCATCTATGATGGGTATCAACCGTGGTACTCTTCGCAAGAAGCTTAAAAAATATGGTATGAACTAAATAACAAGCCGTGAACCCTTATAAATCAAGGGCTGAGAGTGTAAGCACTTAGCCCTTTAATACCAAAACCCCACATAAACCCCTTGCCACTTTTAAGACACGACTCTGACGCGATCATGAGTAGGTCTATTTCGCTCCGTATCAAGCCAAACACCACAACTAGTACAAACACCAACATTTAGCGCAAAGCCTCTTATAGAGCTATCTAGCTATCGAGTAGTGGAACGCGCATTTTGTAAGCTTACGAAAACTGGATAAGTCTTGGCGCAAATCCCAAGAGATTCACAGTCGAGAGGATTCTTCTCGCATGTATAGCTCCGCACCACTCGCATGTATTCCCCACACGCAAAGTACCGCTTCGATAGTTAAGAACCTCGCCACACTCGCCCAAGGCAACGAGTCCCATTTGGTCTAGTACGATTTGTGCTTTCTGGTTTGGCATTAGCTTCTTGAATGGAACGCTTGGCATTACTTCCCTCGCTTAACTGGTTTGGTCATCGTTTCGGTTGGGGGTTGTAGTTCAATGGCACGAGTAGCAAAGCTGAAATCTGGTGGACGATAGTAGGCGCGGATAGGCGACAAGAGTGTACCGAGTTACCCAATTGGCCTATATGACAAA
Above is a genomic segment from Vibrio gallicus containing:
- the accC gene encoding acetyl-CoA carboxylase biotin carboxylase subunit; translated protein: MLDKLVIANRGEIALRILRACKELGIKTVAVHSTADRDLKHVLLADESICIGPARGIDSYLNIPRIISAAEVSGAVAIHPGYGFLSENADFAEQVEQSGFIFVGPKAETIRIMGDKVSAINSMKKAGVPCVPGSDGPLDDDNAANKAHAKRIGYPVIIKASGGGGGRGMRVVHAEQDLVEAIAMTRAEAKSAFNNDVVYMEKFLENPRHVEVQVIADGQGGAIHLGERDCSMQRRHQKVVEEAPAPGITDDMRKYIGERCTRACLEINYRGAGTFEFLYENGEFYFIEMNTRIQVEHPVTEMVTGVDLVKEQLRVAAGQPLSYTQDDIKLRGHAVECRINAEDPVRFLPCPGKIKGLHTPGGMGVRWESHIYTGYTVPPHYDSMVGKLITFGENRDVAIARMKNALGEMIIDGIKTNIPLQQDIMNDENFQHGGANIHYLEKKLGLQ
- the acs gene encoding acetate--CoA ligase; the protein is MSEVHIYPVKDNIKATTHVDDAKYLQMYQQSVQDPEGFWGEHGKIVDWIKPFTKVKQTSYDPGHVDIKWFEDGTLNVSANCIDRHLESRGDEVAIIWEGDDPTQDTTLTFNQLHHQVCLFANALKAQGVKKGDVVCLYMPMVPEAAIAMLACTRIGAVHTVVFGGFSPEALAGRINDSDAKVVITADEGVRGGRAVPLKKNVDQALKNPSVKDIDSVIVFQRTGAEVEWNTGLDIWWHDAIANVDADCPPEEMNAEDPLFILYTSGSTGKPKGVLHTTGGYLVYATMTFKYVFDYQPDDIFWCTADVGWITGHTYLVYGPLANGAKTILFEGVPNYPDTNRMSQVVDKHNVSILYTAPTAIRALMAKGNDAIQGTTRDSLRIMGSVGEPINPEAWEWYYNTIGDGKSPIVDTWWQTETGGILITPLPGATQLKPGSATRPFFGVQPALVDNMGNILDGETSGNLVILDSWPGQMRTVYGDHDRFEQTYFSTFQGMYFTGDGARRDEDGYYWITGRVDDVLNVSGHRMGTAELESALVAHDKIAEAAIVGVPHDIKGQAIYAYITLNAGEYPSVELHKEVKDWVRKEIGPIAVPDTLHWTDSLPKTRSGKIMRRILRKIATGDTGNLGDTSTLADPGVVEKLISEKSELV
- the dusB gene encoding tRNA dihydrouridine synthase DusB, with the translated sequence MKIGNYQLKNNLIVAPMAGVTDRPFRELCLRYGAGMAVSEMMLANPKTWNTSKSQQRRVHEGESGIRSVQIAGADPQLMAEAAQFNVDNGAQIIDINMGCPAKKVNKKLAGSALLKHPEIVEQILKAVVNAVDVPVTLKTRTGWDTDHKNCVEIAKMAEDCGIQALALHGRTRTCMYKGEAEYESIKAVKQAISIPVIANGDIDSPEKAKHVLEYTGADALMIGRPAQGRPWIFQEIQHYLENGTTMPEPPLGEIKDTMLGHVQSLHQFYGEYLGPRIARKHVGWYLKEHEQANEFRRVFNAIEVANQQLDALEEYFNSYQ
- the accB gene encoding acetyl-CoA carboxylase biotin carboxyl carrier protein, with amino-acid sequence MDIRKIKKLIELVEESGIAELEISEGEESVRISRNSTAPVAPIHYAAPAPAPVAAPAPVAAPVAAEEVTAAPVATGHNVLSPMVGTFYRAPGPDVKPFAEVGQTVNVGDTICIVEAMKMMNQIEADKSGVVTAILAEDGSTVEFDQPLIVIE
- a CDS encoding 3'-5' exonuclease, encoding MNFLLRYYWLKKLKDNKFKYLFNTPQGDEYVSIDCETTSLDPSRAEIITIAATKVVNNRVLVSQAFHVKLKAPSSLTESSIKVHQIRHQDLGDGMDEGQAIEELLSFIGNRPIVGYHIRYDKQILNSACKKHLGFPLPNSVIEVSQLYQQKLEKHLQNAYFDLSLETICRHLDLPIYEQHDALQDSITAALIFVRLKKGELPDLSFPHITK
- the fis gene encoding DNA-binding transcriptional regulator Fis, which codes for MFEQNLTSEALTVTTVTAQDQIAQKPLRDSVKVSVKNYLAQLNGQDVNDLYELVLAEVEQPLLDMIMQYTRGNQTRAASMMGINRGTLRKKLKKYGMN
- the prmA gene encoding 50S ribosomal protein L11 methyltransferase translates to MPWIQIKLNATDKNAEQIGDMLMEQTGALSITFLDAKDTPVFEPLPGETRLWGETDILALYDAEADTSWIIEQAKASSLLDDNFAYKIEQIEDKDWEREWMDNFHPMKFGERLWVCPSWREIPEPDAVNVMLDPGLAFGTGTHPTTSLCLEWLEGLDLTGKTVVDFGCGSGILAIAAIKLGAAKVIGIDIDPQAIIASQANAERNGVKQQLELFLPQDQPENLVADVVVANILAGPLRDLSGVIKSLVKENGELAMSGVLNTQAEDVANYYRDQFDIEPIKEMQEWCRISGTKHNN
- the aroQ gene encoding type II 3-dehydroquinate dehydratase is translated as MSTKFRVLLLNGPNLNLLGKREPEVYGYSTLNDIVDNLMQQATHHDVELTHLQSNREYELVEAIHDAMGKIDFIIINPAAFTHTSVALRDALLGVNIPFIEVHLSNVHARESFRHHSFLSDKAVGVICGLGAEGYQFALSAAVSQLQKK